A section of the Pseudomonas fluorescens genome encodes:
- a CDS encoding TatD family hydrolase: MELVDSHTHLDFEDFDADRDEVLKHSRQLGVRRMVVLGVYQRNWQRLWDLTQQDPDLHGAFGLHPVYLDEHRPADLIELGDWLTRLKGHRQLCAVGEIGLDYFLEHLDRERQQTLFEAQLQLAVDFQLPALLHVRRSHAAVIATLKRIRLPRGGIIHAFAGSREEAREYIKLGFKLGLGGAPTWPQALRMHKVIAQLPLDSVVLETDSPDMAPAMYPGQRNSPQHLPAICSALANQMGISPSALAEASTRNACELFNWPLDNGADLL, translated from the coding sequence ATGGAGCTGGTCGACAGCCACACCCACCTCGACTTCGAGGACTTCGATGCTGATCGCGACGAGGTGCTCAAACACAGCCGCCAGCTCGGCGTGCGGCGCATGGTGGTACTGGGGGTGTACCAGCGCAATTGGCAGCGGCTGTGGGACCTGACACAACAGGACCCGGACCTGCATGGGGCCTTTGGCCTGCACCCGGTCTACCTGGATGAACATCGTCCCGCCGACCTGATCGAGCTGGGCGATTGGCTGACCCGCCTCAAGGGCCACCGCCAGCTCTGCGCCGTGGGTGAAATCGGCCTGGACTACTTTCTCGAGCACCTGGACCGCGAGCGCCAGCAAACACTGTTTGAAGCCCAGTTGCAGCTGGCCGTGGACTTCCAGTTGCCGGCGCTGTTGCATGTGCGGCGTAGCCACGCGGCCGTCATCGCCACCCTCAAGCGCATCCGCCTGCCCCGCGGCGGGATCATCCATGCTTTTGCCGGCAGCCGCGAAGAGGCCCGCGAATACATCAAGCTGGGATTCAAACTGGGCCTGGGCGGTGCCCCGACCTGGCCCCAGGCCTTGCGCATGCACAAGGTCATCGCCCAACTGCCGCTGGATTCGGTAGTGCTGGAAACCGACTCGCCGGACATGGCGCCGGCGATGTACCCCGGCCAGCGCAACAGCCCACAGCACTTGCCGGCCATCTGCAGCGCCCTGGCCAATCAAATGGGCATCAGCCCTTCAGCGTTGGCCGAAGCGAGCACCCGTAACGCCTGCGAGCTGTTCAACTGGCCGCTCGATAACGGGGCTGACCTCCTGTAG
- a CDS encoding methyl-accepting chemotaxis protein, translated as MTVNFKSQSRDELGELGEVFNGTVAKIHDLIERVGQTVREVEHQAGQVESVSARSNQAVSGQRSQIEQVATAMNQMSATAHEVARSAAAAVSSAHSVNDETLSGRGLVQSQQGSIAQLASEIDQSVLVINQLAIDSQSISSVLEVIKSIAEQTNLLALNAAIEAARAGEQGRGFAVVADEVRTLARRTQHSTEEIEQMIAKLHQGVGAAVKAMGSSHKMASGTVGQSEKVQSALENILGAVGMIVDQNQQIAAAVEQQTAVAHDIDQNIVEINRAGEHAAQGAHQTEEASRQLSLQVIELKKLIGAFRV; from the coding sequence ATGACCGTCAACTTCAAGTCCCAGAGCCGCGATGAACTGGGTGAGTTGGGCGAGGTATTCAATGGCACCGTGGCCAAAATCCATGACCTGATCGAGCGGGTAGGGCAGACCGTCCGTGAAGTCGAACACCAGGCCGGGCAAGTGGAATCGGTGTCGGCGCGCAGCAACCAGGCGGTGTCGGGCCAGCGCAGCCAGATCGAGCAGGTGGCGACGGCCATGAACCAGATGTCAGCGACCGCCCACGAAGTGGCGCGCAGTGCAGCGGCGGCTGTCAGCAGTGCCCATAGCGTCAACGATGAAACCCTCAGCGGGCGTGGCCTGGTGCAATCCCAGCAGGGCAGCATTGCGCAGTTGGCCTCGGAGATTGACCAGTCGGTGCTGGTGATCAATCAGTTGGCCATCGACAGCCAATCCATCAGCAGCGTGCTGGAAGTGATCAAGAGCATTGCCGAACAAACCAACCTGCTGGCCTTGAACGCGGCCATTGAGGCAGCGCGGGCGGGGGAGCAGGGCCGTGGGTTTGCCGTGGTGGCCGATGAGGTGCGCACTCTCGCCCGGCGTACCCAGCATTCCACCGAAGAAATCGAGCAGATGATCGCCAAGTTGCACCAGGGGGTTGGCGCGGCTGTGAAGGCCATGGGCAGCAGCCATAAAATGGCCAGCGGTACGGTCGGTCAGTCGGAAAAAGTCCAGTCGGCCCTGGAAAATATCCTCGGTGCAGTGGGCATGATCGTCGATCAGAACCAGCAAATCGCCGCGGCGGTGGAGCAGCAGACCGCGGTGGCCCACGACATCGACCAGAACATCGTCGAGATCAATCGGGCTGGCGAGCACGCAGCCCAAGGCGCGCACCAGACCGAAGAGGCTAGCCGGCAATTGTCCCTACAGGTGATTGAGCTGAAAAAACTGATCGGTGCATTTCGCGTGTGA